The DNA sequence GCCGTGCCTCGTGCCGATCCGGCCTTGCTGGCTGCCTACCGCGCGCTGGGCGACGCAAGCGGTGTGCTGTCTGATGTGATGGACCGGTTGGGGATTCCGGGCGTGGTGGGAGCGTCCACGCTGGCGCCGACGCTGCCCGGCAAGGTGATGGTCGGCACGGCGCTGACGGTTCGTAATGTCATGCAGCGGGGTCATGAGTACGAGGCGGCGCGGGCGGTGGTGAACAAGATGGCGGAGTTCGAGGCGCATAACCTTGCTCAGCCTGACGACGTGCTGGTGATCCAGGGCGTGCCAGGGATTTCCAATATGGGCGGCATTTCGGCGCAGTTGGGCAAGCGGCACGGGGAGGTGGGCGCGATCGTGATGGGCGGCGTGCGGGATGTGGCGCATTCGCGCTCGGTCGGGTTCCCGGTGTGGGCATCGGAGATCACGCCGCGCACGGGCAAGTGGCGGGTCGAGACGGTGGAGATCAATGGCGACGTCGAGATCGACGGCGTGCGGGTGTGT is a window from the Pigmentiphaga litoralis genome containing:
- a CDS encoding RraA family protein translates to MQQEKRLTGKIAADRIRQMAVPRADPALLAAYRALGDASGVLSDVMDRLGIPGVVGASTLAPTLPGKVMVGTALTVRNVMQRGHEYEAARAVVNKMAEFEAHNLAQPDDVLVIQGVPGISNMGGISAQLGKRHGEVGAIVMGGVRDVAHSRSVGFPVWASEITPRTGKWRVETVEINGDVEIDGVRVCCGDIVFADDTGVCFIPIARAQEVLVMAQKTVKDEEIKCAAIDAGTHIADLPKSD